The genomic segment TCATTGCCGATGCCCACGCCCCCCAGCCACCCCGCCAGCGTCTCCGGCTCCGGCAGCGGGTGCCGTCCCCCCGCCCCGTCCGGGCGCACCGGGCCGCTGAGGTCCGTCTCCAGATCGGCGTAGACCGCGCCGGGCACGTGGCCTTCCAGATAGGCGATGCGCCCGACCAGGGGATCGGTCAGGGCGTAACGGCAGTCAAGGACGCGCAGACGGGGGTCGTCCAGGTGTTGCAACAGCCACGCGGCGGTCTTCAGCGGTGAGGGGGTCATGGCCGCAGGCTACACCGCAGGGTAGGGCAATAAAAAAGCCGCCTCTTCGGGCGGTGACAAGCACAAGGTAGCGCTGTATGCAGTATCCGTCAAGCCTCGCGGGCGGGATGAGGAGCCGCTCAGCTCCATCAAAAAAGCCCGCTCCCTGGGGAGAGGGCTTCATCGTTCGGCGGTCCTACCGCGCCACTCCCGTCGCCCGGCTTTCCCGAATGACCGTCACCTGCACCTGGCCGGGGTATTCCATGTCCTGCTCGACCCGTCCGGCGATCTCGCGGGCGAGCAGGGTGGCCCCGGCGTCGGTGACCTGCTCGGGCTGCACGATCACGCGCACCTCGCGGCCCGCCTGGATCGCGTAGGCCTGCTGCACGCCGGGAAAGGCGACCGCGATCTGTTCGAGCTGCTCCAGCCGCCGCACATAGGCTTCGAGTTCCTCGCGGCGGGCACCGGGGCGGGCGGCGCTGATCGCATCGGCGGCGGCGACGAGCACCGAGTACAGCGTCTCGCCGTTCTCCGGGTCGTGGTGGTGGGCGATCGCGTCAATCACTTCGGCCGGTTCCCCGAAGCGCTTGGCGAGGTTGATGCCGATCTCGACGTGGGTGCCCTCGATCTCGCGGTCGATGCTCTTGCCCACGTCGTGCATCAGCCCGGCGCGGCGGGCCAGCCCCGCGTCCAGGCCCAGTTCGTCCGCCATGATCCCGGTGAGGTGCGCGACCTGCACCGAGTGCTTCAGGACGTTCTGGCCGTAGCTCGTGCGGAAGTACATCCGCCCCAGCAACTGCACCAGCCCCGGCTTGAGGCCCACCACCCCGGCTTCGATGGCGGCCTCCTCGCCCTGGGCGTGCATGAAGGTCTTCATCTCGTCCTGCGCCCGCGTGACCATCTCCTCAATGCGGGTGGGGTGGATACGCCCGTCCGCGACGAGGGCTTCGAGGACGTGCCGAGCGACCTCGCGCCGCACCGGGTTGAAGGAGCTGAGAATTACCGCTTCGGGCGTGTCGTCGATGATCAGGTCCACCCCCGTCAGCGCCTCGAAGGCGCGGATGTTGCGGCCCTCGCGCCCGATCAGGCGGCCCTTCATCGCGTCGTTGGGGATGGGCACCACCGACACGCTGAGCTGCGCGCTCGTCTCGGAGGCCGAGCGCTGAATCGCCTGCGCGATCACGCTGCGGGCGGTGCGTTTGGCCTCGGCACTGGCGCGGGCCTCCATCGCCTTGACCCGGATGGCCTTTTCCTCCTCCAGCTCGGCGTCGAGCTGCGCGAGAATCTGCTCGCGGGCGGCTTCCGGCGAGAGGCCCGCGACCTCGTACAGCCGCAGGTCGATCTGGCGGGCGCGGTCTCCCAGGGCCTGCTCCTGCTCGCCCAGCGCCCGCAGTTGCGCTTCCAGCCGCTCCTCCAGCGCGTCGAGGCGTTCGCCCCGCGCGTCGAGCTGTTCGGCGCGGCGGTTGAGGCGCTCGATCTCGCGCTTGAGTTCCTCGCGCTCGCGGCGGGTTTCCTGGCGGTCGGCGTTCAGCGACTCGCGCTCGCGGGCGGCGTCTCCCAGCGCCCGCTCGCGCTGGGCCTCGACCTGGGCGCGCAGGGCCTGGAGTTCCTCGCGCCCGGCGTCCAGGGTAGCGGCAGCCTGCCGCTCGCGGTCCTCGGCGTCCTGAAGGCGGCGGGCCGCGTCCAGCCGGGTCTGCTCGGCCTGCGCGCGCAGGTGCCGGGCCTCGGCCTCGGCCTGGGTCAGGAGTCGCTCGGCCTCGGCGCGGGCCTCGCGTTCCAGCCGGTCGTCGCGCTCCGCCAGCTCCCGGCGCCCCCGCGTCTGCCCGGTGAGAAACCCACCGGCCAACCCTCCCAGGAGCGCCAGGATGACGTACAGAATGGTCATGGTGGCTCCTTTACTGTGCTGCCTGACTGTGCTTGATGTTGGCCAGAGGCGCACTCCAGGCCGCCCGGGAGTGTGCCCCAAAACAGTGAACCGTGAGGGGCCGTGCCCGGCCCCCACCCTGGCAGTCTAACTCCCGGCTCCCGCCTTCACGGGGGAGGCATCCGGCGGCGGCACAAGCTCCCCGCCCCTGCCCGGCGAAGGCGGAGGGACGGGGTACCCGGCCTGACCGGGGCCGTCAGTTCACCGCGCGGTCCAGCCCCGCCCACAGCTCCCGGCGCAGCAGGAACTTCTGGAACTTGCCGCTGGCGGTCTTGGGCAGGTCGTCTCTGAACTGGTAGTGCCGGGGCACCTTGTACCCGGCGAGGTGCTCGCGCACGTGCGCGGTGAGTTCCTCCGGGGTCACGCTCGCGCCGTCGTGCAGGGCGATAAAGGCGCAGGGCACCTCCCCCCACTTGGGGTCGGGGTGGGCGACCACCACCGCCTCGCGCACGGCGGGGTGGGCGTACAGCACCCCCTCGACCTCCACCGAGCTGATGTTCTCGCCGCCCGAGATGATCACGTCCTTGTTGCGGTCGCGGATCTCGATGCGTCCGTCGGGGTGCCGCACGGCCACGTCCCCGGTGTGGAACCAGCCGCCCTCCAGCGCCTTGGCGGTCGCTTCCGGGTTGTCGAGGTACCCCGCCATCACCAGATTGCCGCGCACCATGATCTCGCCCAGCGTCTCCCCGTCGGCGGGCACCGGGGTCAGCTCCGGGGCCATCACCTCGACCTCCCCGGCCAGCGGCATCTCGAAGCCCTGCTTGGCCGTCAGGGCCGCCCGGTCGGGCACCGGCAGCGCCCGCTGCGCCTCCGAGAGTTCGGCCACCGTGATCAGCGGGCTGGTCTCGGTCAGGCCGTAGACCTGCAGGACCTCGAACCCCAGGGCGCTCATGTCCGCGATCGTGCGGGCGTGGGGCGGGCTGCCCGCCGTCGCCACCCGGACCCGGCGGGGGGTGGGGCGGGCGGTCGCCGGGTCGGTGATCAGGCTCAGCACGGTGGGGGCCGCCGCGAGGTGCGTTACCCCGTAGGTGTGAACCGCGTCGTGGATCGCGTCCCCGCGCACCGCCGGAAGGGTCACGTGGGTGGTCCCCACCCCGAAGGGTGCCCACACCCCGCCCCACCCGTTGGCGTGGAAGTCCGGCAGGGTGTGCAGGTACACGCTGTCCGAGTCGAAGTGCAGCGCGTACAGCACGCCCACCGCGTTCAGCAGGGCGTTGCGGTGGGTCAGCATCACGCCCTTGGGGCTGCTCGTCGTGCCCGAGGTGTAGTTGACCGTGATGATCTCGTCCTCATCGTCCAGCTGGTAGGGCAGGGGAGACCCGTCCTGCGCCTCCAGCCGCTCGGCGAAGTCGCTCCCCCGGCCCATCGTCCACAGCGCGATGCCCAGCTCGCGGCAGGTGGCCTCCACCTTGGGGGCCAGGGTCACGTCCGCCAGCACCAGCGAGACCCCCGCGTGCCGCAGCTGAAAGGCGTATTCCTCGGGCACCAGCCGGGTGTTCAGCGGCACCAGCACGCGGCCCGCCCAGGGCACCCCGGCGTAGGTCAGCAGGCCCTCGTGCGTGTTGGGCGAGAGCACCGCGACCCGCGCCCGGGGCGGGACCGCCCCCGCCACCGCCCGCGCGAGGCGGTAGATGCGTTTGCCCCACTCGCGGTAGGTGAAGCTGCGGCCGTCCGGCTGGGTGACCGCGATCTCCTGCGGGTAGGTCTTCAGGCCACGCCGAACGAGGTCCAGCGGCGTCAGGGGCGTCTTCATGGGGCACCTCCGGGGGAATCTGGGTTGTGGGTACTCCCACTGTAAGCCCAGTCTCCGGCCCCGGCGACGTGATGCCCTGGGGGACGCCCCTAGCGCAGGTGCTCGCGGAAGTAGTTCAGCATGTCGCGCCGGGCGTCCCGGCTGGCGAAGGTGTCCGCGATCCGGCCGCCCTGCAGCAGGAAGCTGTGCGGCTCTCCCTGATACACGCTGAGCTTGAAGGGCTTGTTGGCCGCGTCCAGCCGTCCCGCGTAGGCGTAGATGGAGGCGACTGGACTGGGCTGGTCCCGCGTTCCGTGGATGATCAGCAGGGGTGCGCTGAGCTGATTGATAAAAGCCGTGGGCGGTTGTGGTTTGGCGGCCGTACCGCCCTGGTCGGGGAAGCCGTACCACGCCACGCCCGCCTTGAACGCCTTGATCTGCGGAAGCAGCAACATGGTGTAGCGCCCACCCGCGCAGAAGCCCGTCAGCCCGACGGCGTTGATGTTCACGTCGCGCCGGGTGCCCAGGTACCTCAGCCCGTCTTCCACGAGCGCCCCGACGGTCGCGTCGCTGGGTTCCGGCTCGAAGGTCTGCCAGCCCAGCGCGAGCGTCACGAAGCCCGCCGCCGCCATCTCGTCGACAAGGTCGCGGTAGCCCTGCTCCAGCCCGCGGAAGGAGTGCAGCAGGATCACGGCGGGCTTGGGGGTCGCCGAGGCGGGCGCGGCGAGGTAACTCTTGTACGCCCGTCCGCTGCTCGTCACGTTCACGTCTGTTCCCCGCACCGCCTGCCCCAGCGCGGCGGTCGAGAGGGCGAGGGCGGCCAGCATCAGCGTGTGCTTGAGCATGGGGAAACCTCCACGCCCACCGTACTCGCCCGTGCGCGTGAGGGGTGTCAGCGGACGTGCAAAGTGAAGGGTCAGGCGCCGCGGCGCAGGGGTTCATGCTTCTGCCCCACAAAAAAACCCCAGCCGGAGCTGGGGCCTGCTGCACGGGTTCGCGCTTACTTCTGCGCGTGTACCACGAGCTTCATCGGGATGCTGACCTCGGGGTGGGCGCGGTAGACGATGTCGTACTCGCCGATCTCCTTGACGGTCTTGGGCATCTCGATCCGGCGGCGGTCCACGTCGAAGCCGAGCTGGTCGAGGGCGTCGGCCACGTTGCTGTGGGTCACGGCGCCGTAGATCTTGCCCTCGCCCGCGCGGACGCTGAGTTCCACGGCCACGCCGTTCAGGCGGCTGGCGAGGTCCTCGGCCTGGGCCTTTTCCTTCTCCTGCTGCTTCTTGCGCGAGCGGAGCTGGGCTTCCAGGGTCTTCATGTTGGCGGCGTTGGCGGGGGTCGCCATGCCGCGCGGAATCAGGAAGTTGCGGGCGTAGCCGGGCTTGACCGTCACCACGTCGCCGGTCTGGCCGAGACGGCCGGGTTCCAGAAGGATCACTTGCATGCTCGTCACCCGTCCTTTACTTCCGGACCAGCTTCTCGGTGTAGGGCAGCAGCGCGAGCTGGCGGGCGATCTTGATCGTCTGCGAGATGCGGCGCTGGTGCTTGGCCGAGAGTCCGGTGCGGCGGCGGGGAAGGATCTTGCCGGTGTCCGAGACGAACCGGCGAAGCATCTTCACGTCCTTGTAATCGGTGATTTCCAGTTCTCCGATGGAGAAGGGATCAACCTTGGGCTTGCGGGGACGCTTGGGTCCCTTGCCGCGCGGCTTGCGCTCGGCGTTGTTTCCTTGGGTCATGGGGTTCCTCTAAAACTGCGGTCTGGGCGCTGTGCAGTGGTCTAAGAGTCGAGGCGCCCAAGAGGGCCAGCTTCCTGGATTTAGACGCTTGGACGTGTTGACCCTTAGACGCACGCGCCAGCGTGCTCAGAACGGCAGGTCTTCTTCTTCCGGCGGGAAATCGTCGAGACCTTGATCAATATCCAAGCCCCCCGAACGGGTCCCCGTGTTCGCCGCCCGCGCGGGAGCACTGGCCCGGCTCGCGCCGTAACCGCTGCTCTGCTGGGGGCGCGCCGCACTGCCCGCGGTCTGCGTGCGGGGCGCGGCGGAGGTGGCTGCGGGACTGCCGGGAACGCCCGCGCCTCGGGAAAGGGCTTCGACTCGCGTCGCCTCTACTTTGGTGGAGTTGCGCTTGTTGCCGTCGCGATCGGTCCACGCCTCGTTCACCAGTCGGCCCTGCACCAGGACGGGATCGCCCTTTTTCAGGTCCTTCATGCTCTCGGCGAGGTCGCGCCACAACGTCACGTCAATCCAGTGGGTCTTTTCCTGCTTCTGCCCCTGACGGTCCTGCCAGCTCTCGTTCACGGCGAGGCCGAGTCCAAGCACCGCGTCTCCGGCGGGGGTGTAGCGCAGTTCGGGATCGCGGGTCACGTTCCCGATCATCACCACTTCGTTCATGCCGCTGCCCATGCGTACGCCGCCTCCGGCATCCTGCACGAGTTCGGGCGCGTAGCCCAGTTGCTCCATGCGCAGGGCCTTGACGCGCACCATGCTGCGCTTGCCACCTTCCGGCGCTTCCCAGGACGAGTACTCCAGGCTGCCCTCGACCATCACGGCGTCGCCGCCCTTCAGGTTGCGCTCGGCCTGCCACTCGGCAGGCTTGCCCAGAATGCTGACCCGGTGGTACCAGGGGAGCTTGCGCTCGCGGCCGTCGTTGCCGACGATGTGGTCTTCTCCGGCCACGGTCGCTTCAAACACCGCCGTGCCGTTGGGCGTGTAGCGGAGTTCGGGATCGCGGGCGAGAGCACCGATCAAAAAGACGTGGTTCATGCCTCGGGCCATAACTGGGTCTCCTTACTTGCTGGCGGGGTACAAAAAAGTACGCGTACTGGAACTTCTGGCTGGCTGGCGGATTTGGCCCTCGCGGGTTGACCAGAGCATAGCAACTCCGACCCCATTACGTCAATAACGTAATCAGGCCTTCTTGGTCTTCCACTCCGGGCGGTCCTTGACCACCAGGATACGGCGCACGTTGTCGCGCAGGCGCAGGGGCGCGGCGATGGTCTGCTCGGGGTTGCCCGTAGCCCGGATGGTGTACATCAGGTAGTAGCCCTCGCGGTCCTTGTTCACGGCGTAGGCGAGTCGGCGGTTGCCGAGGTCGTCGAGGTTCGTGATCTCGGCCCCGTTGCTGCGCAGGGTGTTCTCGATGTAGTCCTTCTCGATTTGCACCTGCTCGGCGCTGATGTTGGGGTTCAGGATCAGGTTCAGGTCGTACTGGTTCATGGTTCACCTCTCTTTCGGCCGCGCGTGGCAGGGTCAAGCCTCGCCGGGCGGCGCAACTGGCTACTGTAGCAGAGTGGCTGGCGGGCTGCCAGAGCCACCCGGCGCAGGCCCCCGCTGGCGTCAGACCGTACGCTGGGGCATGAGCGACGACGCGGGACAGAACTGGATAGAAGGCCTGCTCGACATCCTGCGGGAAGCGGTCGAGGGCGGCGAGCCGGGGCAGGGCACGGCGTTTCTGGACGGGACGGGGGCAGACGGTGAGGACAACCACGGCCTGCTGGCGACCCTGACCCGCCTCGGCGCGGCGGAGGCCAGCCGGGAGGTGAACGGCACGTCCGTCGCGGGGCAGGCGCGGCACACGGCCCTGCACATGGAGGTCGTCGTGCGCTGGGAGCGCGATGGGGACCGTGGCCCCTTCGACTGGAAAGGCAGCTTTCACCCTGCGGAGGTCAGCTCCCAGGAGTGGGTCGACCTCCGGGCGCGTGTGCGGCAAGCCTACGACGACCTGGTGGCGTTCGCCCGCACGCAGGCAGACCTCCCCGCCACCGGGGACGCGACCGGCGGACTGGCGGGCGCCATCGCCCACGTCGCCTACCACCTCGGGGCGATTCGGCAGATGGTGAAGGCGCTGGGCCACCCCGCCTGAGTGGGTTCGCCGCCTTTATTTCCGGCGTCTGAAGGGATTCCAGCGACTCCCGCTCCCGGCTGCGGCCGTCTCCGGCGTGGGGGGCAGGGCAGTCTCGATCGGCGCGTGCCGTCCGATGGCACGTGGGGCGGGGGCGTCGGTTGCAGGCGTGTCGGGTTCTTCGAGGTCCTCCCCAAGAGCCGTCAGCAAAGCGCGGCGCAGCGCCTCCGCTGTGGGCCGATCGCCGGACCGCTTGGCGAGGGCCAGCTCGAACAGCCGGGCCACGGGTCGGGGCAGCTCTGGACAGTGGGCCGAGAGGGGCGGCGCGAAGCGGTTGAGGTGCCCGGCCATCAGGTCTTCATAGGTCTCGCCCTGGAAAGGCCGGGCGCCCGTCAGCACCTCATAGGCGAGGATGCCCAGGCTGTACACGTCGCTTGCTGGACTGCTGGGGTCGCCCCGGTAAATCTCGGGAGCCATATAGAAGGGGCTGCCGCTGGCGCACCCGCCCTGCGCCGTGTAGTACGCACTCCCCAGGTCTCCCAGCGCCGCCCGCCCCCCGTCGAGATAGACATTCTGCGGCTTCACGTCCTGATGGACCACGCCCAGCCCGTGCAGGTAAGACAGCCCGGAGGCGAGGTCCGCGAGCAGGCGCAGCGGCGTCTGGACTGGCCGCGCCGCCCGCGCGTGCCCGGCCAGCGCGTCCGCCAGCGTGCCCTCCGGGTAGTGGTGCAGGGCGAGGTAGGCCCGCGCTCCGAATGGACTGCCCGCGTACCCACGAATCACGTGGGGGTGCCGGAATTGCAGGGTCAGCCGCACCTCGTTGCCGAAGCGTTCGGCCGCCTCCTGCTGCCGCAGCGTGCCCTCCAGCGGCACCTTGAGCGCCACTTCCCGCCCCTGCGG from the Deinococcus sp. NW-56 genome contains:
- the rpsF gene encoding 30S ribosomal protein S6, producing the protein MNQYDLNLILNPNISAEQVQIEKDYIENTLRSNGAEITNLDDLGNRRLAYAVNKDREGYYLMYTIRATGNPEQTIAAPLRLRDNVRRILVVKDRPEWKTKKA
- a CDS encoding DinB family protein — protein: MSDDAGQNWIEGLLDILREAVEGGEPGQGTAFLDGTGADGEDNHGLLATLTRLGAAEASREVNGTSVAGQARHTALHMEVVVRWERDGDRGPFDWKGSFHPAEVSSQEWVDLRARVRQAYDDLVAFARTQADLPATGDATGGLAGAIAHVAYHLGAIRQMVKALGHPA
- a CDS encoding single-stranded DNA-binding protein, with the translated sequence MARGMNHVFLIGALARDPELRYTPNGTAVFEATVAGEDHIVGNDGRERKLPWYHRVSILGKPAEWQAERNLKGGDAVMVEGSLEYSSWEAPEGGKRSMVRVKALRMEQLGYAPELVQDAGGGVRMGSGMNEVVMIGNVTRDPELRYTPAGDAVLGLGLAVNESWQDRQGQKQEKTHWIDVTLWRDLAESMKDLKKGDPVLVQGRLVNEAWTDRDGNKRNSTKVEATRVEALSRGAGVPGSPAATSAAPRTQTAGSAARPQQSSGYGASRASAPARAANTGTRSGGLDIDQGLDDFPPEEEDLPF
- the rplI gene encoding 50S ribosomal protein L9, with protein sequence MQVILLEPGRLGQTGDVVTVKPGYARNFLIPRGMATPANAANMKTLEAQLRSRKKQQEKEKAQAEDLASRLNGVAVELSVRAGEGKIYGAVTHSNVADALDQLGFDVDRRRIEMPKTVKEIGEYDIVYRAHPEVSIPMKLVVHAQK
- a CDS encoding serine/threonine-protein kinase, translated to MTLQPSSSSDRTPPGYRLLQVLGRGQTSLVHLAQDPQGREVALKVPLEGTLRQQEAAERFGNEVRLTLQFRHPHVIRGYAGSPFGARAYLALHHYPEGTLADALAGHARAARPVQTPLRLLADLASGLSYLHGLGVVHQDVKPQNVYLDGGRAALGDLGSAYYTAQGGCASGSPFYMAPEIYRGDPSSPASDVYSLGILAYEVLTGARPFQGETYEDLMAGHLNRFAPPLSAHCPELPRPVARLFELALAKRSGDRPTAEALRRALLTALGEDLEEPDTPATDAPAPRAIGRHAPIETALPPTPETAAAGSGSRWNPFRRRK
- a CDS encoding dienelactone hydrolase family protein, yielding MLKHTLMLAALALSTAALGQAVRGTDVNVTSSGRAYKSYLAAPASATPKPAVILLHSFRGLEQGYRDLVDEMAAAGFVTLALGWQTFEPEPSDATVGALVEDGLRYLGTRRDVNINAVGLTGFCAGGRYTMLLLPQIKAFKAGVAWYGFPDQGGTAAKPQPPTAFINQLSAPLLIIHGTRDQPSPVASIYAYAGRLDAANKPFKLSVYQGEPHSFLLQGGRIADTFASRDARRDMLNYFREHLR
- the rny gene encoding ribonuclease Y, producing the protein MTILYVILALLGGLAGGFLTGQTRGRRELAERDDRLEREARAEAERLLTQAEAEARHLRAQAEQTRLDAARRLQDAEDRERQAAATLDAGREELQALRAQVEAQRERALGDAARERESLNADRQETRREREELKREIERLNRRAEQLDARGERLDALEERLEAQLRALGEQEQALGDRARQIDLRLYEVAGLSPEAAREQILAQLDAELEEEKAIRVKAMEARASAEAKRTARSVIAQAIQRSASETSAQLSVSVVPIPNDAMKGRLIGREGRNIRAFEALTGVDLIIDDTPEAVILSSFNPVRREVARHVLEALVADGRIHPTRIEEMVTRAQDEMKTFMHAQGEEAAIEAGVVGLKPGLVQLLGRMYFRTSYGQNVLKHSVQVAHLTGIMADELGLDAGLARRAGLMHDVGKSIDREIEGTHVEIGINLAKRFGEPAEVIDAIAHHHDPENGETLYSVLVAAADAISAARPGARREELEAYVRRLEQLEQIAVAFPGVQQAYAIQAGREVRVIVQPEQVTDAGATLLAREIAGRVEQDMEYPGQVQVTVIRESRATGVAR
- a CDS encoding AMP-binding protein; its protein translation is MKTPLTPLDLVRRGLKTYPQEIAVTQPDGRSFTYREWGKRIYRLARAVAGAVPPRARVAVLSPNTHEGLLTYAGVPWAGRVLVPLNTRLVPEEYAFQLRHAGVSLVLADVTLAPKVEATCRELGIALWTMGRGSDFAERLEAQDGSPLPYQLDDEDEIITVNYTSGTTSSPKGVMLTHRNALLNAVGVLYALHFDSDSVYLHTLPDFHANGWGGVWAPFGVGTTHVTLPAVRGDAIHDAVHTYGVTHLAAAPTVLSLITDPATARPTPRRVRVATAGSPPHARTIADMSALGFEVLQVYGLTETSPLITVAELSEAQRALPVPDRAALTAKQGFEMPLAGEVEVMAPELTPVPADGETLGEIMVRGNLVMAGYLDNPEATAKALEGGWFHTGDVAVRHPDGRIEIRDRNKDVIISGGENISSVEVEGVLYAHPAVREAVVVAHPDPKWGEVPCAFIALHDGASVTPEELTAHVREHLAGYKVPRHYQFRDDLPKTASGKFQKFLLRRELWAGLDRAVN
- the rpsR gene encoding 30S ribosomal protein S18; translation: MTQGNNAERKPRGKGPKRPRKPKVDPFSIGELEITDYKDVKMLRRFVSDTGKILPRRRTGLSAKHQRRISQTIKIARQLALLPYTEKLVRK